The DNA region CGCAGCGCCACGCCCCGTACACCCAGCGCGGCTGGAACGGCAAGGCCGTCGACGACGTCGTGGACGGCACCCAGTCCCTGAAGTCCCGCGGCGAGAACGACGGCCTCGTCTACCGGACGGTGCCGCACACGGTCCGCTTCGAGGGCGGCAAGCGCTACCGGGTGTCGTTCCGGTACGAGAACGAGAAGGCCGGGCAGTACGCGTGGGTGACCGCCGTGGACGAGCCCGACGCGCGCGAACTCTCCCGCGAGGCCCTGCCCGTGGCCATCACCCCCACCACCCTGTCCTACGAGTTCACCGCCCCCGCGGACGGCGAGGCCTGGGTGGGCCTGCGGAAGGTCGGCGACGACGGGAAGGCGGAGTTCGTCCTCGACGCGTTCGAGGTGCGGGAGGCCTAGGGCCCGCGCGGATCCGCCGGACAGGCCCTGGCCCGGCGGGCCCGCCGGACAGGTCCTGACGCCTGTCCGGCGGGCCCCGCTCAGGCGGACGCGCGGAATTCGTCCGCGTGGTCCTCGGCCCACCGCGCGAACGTCCGCGCCGGGCGGCCCGTGACGTCCGCCACCGTCGTCGTCACGTCCGGTCGCGTGCCGACGCTGTCACCGATGGACTTCAGCAGGGCGGGCAGCAGCTCCGGCGCGACGTGCGGGAACATCTCCGCGGGCACCTGGTCCGGCGCTATCTCCTCGAAGCGGAGCTCCCGCCCGACCGCCCGGCCCACCGCGTGGATCTGCTCCCGTGTGGTGATGCCCTCCGGGCCGGTCAGGGAGTACACGGCGCCGTTGTGCCCCGCGGGGTCCCGCAGCGCCACGGTGGCGACGGCCGCGATGTCGGCCTCGTGGACCGGCGCGGACACGGCATCGCCGAACGGCCCGCGGACCGTGTCGCCCGCGCGGACCTGCGGCGCCCACTGCAGCGAGTTGGTGCCGAACGCGCCGGGCCGCAGCATCGTCCAGCCGAGGCCGCTCTCCCGGACGTGCCGTTCCAGCTCGGAGTGCACGACGTGGATGGGGTGCTCGGCGGCCTCGTCGTGGTCGACGATGATCGACGACAGCACCACGACGTGCTCGACCCCGCCCTCCCGCGCGGCCGCGAGCAGCGCCGGCGCGCCCTCGCCCCCCGCCGCCAGATGCAGGAACAACGCCGAGGCGCCCGCGAACTGCGCGGCCATGGCCTCCGGTTCACCCGGCCCCGCGAACCGCACCACCTCGGCCCCCTCCGGCAGCCGCGCGCGGGCCGGGTCCCGCGTCAGGGCGCGGACCGGCACCCGGTCGGCGGTGAGCTGGGAGACGAGAGCGCGGCCTACGTTGCCGGTGGCACCGGTCACGACGATCACGGGGTGCTCCTTGAGGTCGGGACGACACCGGGCCGGGGGCACACGCCCCCGGCCCGGCTCTGATCACCACCGACCCTAGGCGGCACACGGGGCCCGCCGGATCAGCACCATGGAGTAGATGACCCACACGCCCCTGGTCCGACGGACCTAGGTCCCGGGACCGGGGCCCGCCGCACCCGCCTCACACCCCCTCGGCGCTCCGGCGCACCCGCAACGCCCGCTCCAGGTCGTCCAGTTGGTCCACGAGCCGGCGCCGGAGGGCGGGCAGCACATCGGTGCGCTCCAGGCACTGCCCGCCCAGGCGCAGCGTGTCCTCGTCGACGGCGAACACCGGGAACGCGTACCGTCCGGCGGCCTCGGCGATGGCGGGCCCGCGGCGGGCGGCGAGCGCCACCGCGTCCTCGAAGAACCGCGGCACGTACGTGCGGACGACCGCGTCCTGCTCGGGCTGCCAGAAGCCCTGCGCGGTCGCGGTGAACAGGTAGTTGGACAGCTCGTCGGAGCCGAACATCGCATCCCACGCCGCCCGCTTCGCGCCCGCGTCCGGCAGCGCCGCCCGGCAGCGCGCGGCCCCCTCCTGACCGGTCGCGCTCGGGTCCCTGCGGAGCTCGGCGGCGATGGCGTCCTCATCCGTCGCGCCGAGCACCGCCAGCCTGCCCAGGACCCGCCAGCGCAGCTCGGGGTCCAGTTCGGGCCCGCCCGGCACGGCCCCCTGCGACAGCCACGTCGTCAGCGGCTCCGGCTGCGTCGACGCGTCGATGAGCCCCCGCACCGCCACCAGCCGCAGCCCCGGGTGCGAACCGTCCTCCGTACGCCGGATCACGTCCTGGCACAGCGCGTCCAGGACCGCCAGGGCGGCGCCGCGGCCGTCCGGCGGGGTGTAGCGCCCGGCGACGACAGCCGACGCGAACGGCAGGACACCGGAGACGAGGGCCAGGTCGCTCTCCGCGGGCAGATGCGCCCGCGCCGCCGCCAGGAACACACCGGGCGCCAGATCGCCGTCGCGCACCATGTCCCGCAGCGTGTTCCACAGCACCGCCCGCGTCAGCGGGTCCGGCACCCCCGACAGGGACGTGAGGACGGTCTCCTGGGACACCGCGTCGAGCCGGATCTTCGCGTACGTCAAGTCGTGGTCGTTGGGCACGATCAGGGCGGGCCTGCCCCCGTCACGCGCCACCGGAGCCCCCTGCTCCGGCACGTCCGTCTCGTACCGCTCGCGCAGCACCAGCGCCTTCCCGTCCGACAGATCACGGTCGAACACCCCGACCGCCACCCGGTGCGGACGGCTGCCGTCCCGCTCCAGGGACAGCGTCCACTCCCGGCCGCCGTGTGTGACGGTCGGCGTGAACACGTCCACACCGGTCGTCCGCAGCCACGACCGCGCCCAGCCGTGCACGTCACGGTCCGTGGTCGAGGCGAGGTTGTCGATGAAGTCGGCGAGCGTGGCGTTGCCGAACCTGTGCCGCGCGAAGTGCGCGTTGATGCCCGCGAGGAAGTCCTTCTCGCCCAGCCACGCGACGAGCTGCCGCAGCGCGCTCGCGCCCTTGGCGTAGGAGATCCCGTCGAAGTTGAGCATCGCCGACGCCGTGTCGGGCACCGCGTCCGGATCCGGCGCCACGGGGTGCGTGGACGGGCGCTGGTCGGCGTCGTAGCCCCACGGCTTGCGGGCGACGGCGAAGTCGACCCAGGTGTCGGTGAAGCGCGTCGCCTCGCTCAGCGTCTGATAGCCCATGTACTCCGCGAACGACTCGTTCAGCCAGATGTCGTCCCACCACCGCAGCGTCACCAGGTCGCCGAACCACATGTGCGCCATCTCGTGCGCGACGACCATGCCGCGGAGCTGCCGCTCGGTATCGGTGACCGCCGAGCGGTACACGTAGTCGTCGCGGAAGGTGACCAGACCCGGGTTCTCCATGGCACCCGCGTTGAACTCGGGGACGAACGCCTGGTCGTAGGAGTCGAAGGGGTAGGGCTCGGTGAACTTCTCCTCGTACCGGTCGAAGCACGCCCGCGTGATGTCGAACAGCTCGTCGGCGTCGGCGTCCAGGTGCTGCGCCAGCGAACGACGGCAGTGCAGGCCGAAGGGCAGCCCCCGGTGCTCGGTGCGCACCGAGTGCCAGGGCCCCGCGGCGACCGCCACGAGATACGTCGAGAGCGGCGGCGTCGCGGCCGCCCGCCACTCGCCCCCGCCCACATGCTCGGTCACGCCGTTCGCGAGCACCGACCAGCCCTTGGGCGCCCGCACGCCGAGCTCGAACACCGCCTTCAGATCGGGCTGGTCGAAGGCCGCGAACACCCGCTGCACGTCCTCCATGAACAACTGTGTGTAGACGTACGTCTCACCGTCGCTCGGGTCCGTGAAGCGGTGCATGCCCTCGCCGGTGCGGGAGTAGCGCATCGACGCCTCGACCCGCAGCTCGTGCTCACCCGCCGTGAGCCCCCGCAGCGGCAGCCGGTTGTCGGCCAGGTCCGCGGGGTCGAGGGGAACGCCGTCGAGCGTGACGGAACGCAGGCGGGCGGGCTTCAGCTCGACGAAGGTGTCCCCGTCCGCGGCGGCCCTGAACGTGATCACCGTGCGGGAATCGAAGGTGTCCTCGCCGGTCGTGAGATCCAGGGCGATCTCGTACCGCCGGACATCGAGGAGCCGGGCTCGGGTCTGCGCTTCGTCGCGCGTCAGTACGGGCATCTGGCCATGGTGCCTGATCGGGCTGGGCGGCTGGCAGTGGGTGTCCCCACGCGCACCCGGCGCGCACAGCCCGCGAAGCGGCGCGCGCACCGCCGGGGCGCCCCCCGCCCCGCGCGGGCCACGACCTCAGCGGGCGCCGTCCGCGATGCTCTCGTGATGGCGGATGACCTCCGCGATGATGAAGTTCAGGAACTTCTCCGCGAACGCCGGATCGAGCTTCGCGTTCTCCGCCAGCTCCCGCAGCCGCGCGATCTGCCGGGCCTCCCGCGCCGGGTCGGCGGGCGGCAACTGATGGTTGGCCTTGAGGTGGCCGACCTGCTGCGTGCACTTGAAGCGCTCGGCGAGCATGTGGACGACGGCCGCGTCGATGTTGTCGATGCTGTCCCGCAGCCGCGAGAGCTCCGCGCGCACCGCGGGGTCCACGGCGTCCCCCGCACCGGCCCCGGCCGCGCCGCTGTCGTCACTGGTGTGGCGTGTGGTCATGGCAGCCGAGCCTACGTGCCCGCACCCCCGCCCCCCGAAGCGGCCGTGCCGTCGAACGAAGAGAGCGTCGGCGGCCGCTCCGGATCCGGCACCTGCTGCGACCAGCCACCCGGCACCGCCCGCCCCTGCTGCTCCCGGAACCGCACCGGCGCCATCCCGACACGACGCGTGAACAGTCGCGAGAAGTACGCCGGATCGTCATACCCCACCCGCCGCGCCACCGCGGCCACCGGCAGCTCCGTCGCCGCGAGCAGCTCCTTGGCCCGGCCCAGCCGGATGCCGAGGAGATAGTCCTTCGGACTGCACCCGGCGCCCCTGCGCACCGCCGTGCGCAGCTCCGCGGGCGTCATGCCGTGCCGGGCCGCGTGCTCCGTCACCGAAAGCGCCTTGAACGCGTCCCTGGCCAGGGACTGGAGCACCGGGTCCCCGTCCGGCGCGATGTCCGCCCGCGCCCGGCGCAACGCCACGAGCAGCTCGTGGACGGCCGCGCTCGTCTCGACCTCGAGCAGCGGATTGCCCCGCCGCGCGGCACGGGCGATGCGCCCGACGACGGCCCGCGCCCCGTCCGGGTCGGCGAGCGGCACCACCGGCCGGTCCGGCTCGATGTAGCCCAGCTCCGTGTACGTCGTCGTGGCGGGCCCCGTGAAGTCCACGAAGCACTCGTCCCAGCCCGTCTCCGGATCGGCGCCGTAGTGGTGCGGCACCCCCGGCGACAGCCAGATCAACGCGGGCGCCGTGACCGCCCTGCGGCGCCCGTCCGGCGCCCGGAACCAGCCGCTGCCCGAACTGATCACCAGGGCCACGTGGTGATCCAGGGCGCGGGGCCCCACGGCGGGCAGCGTGCCGTGCTGCAGGCCCACGCCCAGACAGACCAGGCCGAGGCGGTGATGGACCGGGCTCGGCGTGAAATACCGCATCCAGGTGTGGTACATCCGCTGCTGCCCCTCTCGTCCCCGCGCTCCGCCCGCCTCCGCGCCCGACGCGCCGACCGGCACCGGATCGCTGCGTCCAACCCGGCTCGATCTTTGTCCATGGACCGTGCCGCCCGCCAGAGGCAATCGTGGCCGCAGTGATGATCGGGAGGGACACGATGGACGCCAGGCACCACGTGGCAGACGACGGCACCGGCACGCGCGGCGACAGCTTCCGGGTGGGCGCGGACGACTTCGAACTCGACGGACGGCCGGTGCGGCTGCTCTCGGGGGCGCTGCACTACTTCCGGGTGCACGAGGCCCAGTGGGGGCACCGGCTCGCGATGCTGCGGGCCATGGGCCTCAACTGCGTCGAGACGTACGTCCCCTGGAACCTGCACGAACCCCGCCCCGGCGAACTCCACGACGTCACGGCCCTCGGCCGCTTCCTCGACGCCGCCCACGCCGCGGGCCTGTGGGCCATCGTCCGCCCCGGCCCCTACATCTGCGCCGAGTGGGACAACGGCGGCCTGCCGCACTGGCTGACCGCCGAGGCCGGCAGCCGCGTCCGCACCCGCGACGCGGCCTACCTCGCGCACGTCGAACGCTGGTTCGCCCGCCTCCTGCCCCAGGTCGTGTCCCGGCAACACGACCGCGGCGGCCCCGTGATCATGGTGCAGGTCGAGAACGAGTACGGCAGCTACGGCTCCGACCAGGTCTATCTGCGCCGCCTCACCGACCTCCTCCGCGCCCACGGCGTCACCGCGGAACTGTGCACCTCCGACGGCCCCGAGGACCACATGCTGACCGGCGGCAGCGTCCCCGGCGTCCTCGCCACCGTGAACTTCGGCTCCGCCGCCCGCGACGGCTTCGCCACCCTCCGCCGCCACCGCCCCAAGGGCCCCCTGATGTGCATGGAGTTCTGGTGCGGCTGGTTCGACCACTGGGGCGCCGAACCCGTCCTGCGCGACCCCGCCGACGCCGCGGCCGCCCTCCGCGAGATCCTCGACCTCGGCGCCTCCGTCAACCTCTACATGGCCCACGGCGGCACCAACTTCGCCGGCTGGGCGGGCGCGAACCGGGCCGGCGGCACCCTCCACGACGGCCGCCTGCAACCCGACGTCACCTCCTACGACTACGACGCGCCCATCGACGAACGAGGCCGCCCCACGGAGAAGTTCTGGCTCTTCCGCGACATCCTCGCCGCCTACGCCGACGGCCCCCTGCCCGAGGTCCCGGCCACCCCGGCCGCACTCGCCGCCCCCGCCACGACCCGCCTCACCGACCGGGTGCCCCTCGACACCCTCGCCGACCACCTCGGCACCCCCGAGACCGACCACGCCGTCCCACCCACCTTCGAGGAACTCGGCGTCGACCGCGGCCTGGTCCGCTACACCCTCGACCTGCCGGGACCCCGGCAGCCCTACCCCCTGTCCGTGCGCGGCCTGCGCGACCGCGCCGTCGCGTACGTCGACGGGACCCGGGCCGGAGTCCTCACCGAGGACACCCCCACCCTCCCCGACCCCGTCCCCGGGCCCGCCCGCGTGACCCTCTGGACCGAGTCGCTCGGCCGCGTCAACTACGGGCCCCGGCTCGGCGAGGCCAAGGGCATCACCGGGGGCGTCCTCCACGAACGGCAGTACGTGCACGGGGTGCGGGCCGTCGGGCTGCCCCTGGGCGCCTTCGACGACGCCGACGCCGTCCGCCGCCTGCCCACCGACACGGCGGCCCCCGGGGCGGCCGGGCTCTACCGCGGCACCCTCGACGTGCGCGGGCCCGGCGACGCCGCCCTCGAACTCCCCGGCTGGGGGCGCGGCTTCGCCTGGATCAACGGCTTCTGCCTCGGCCGCTACTGGAACGCCGGGCCGCAGCTCGCCCTCCATGTGCCCGGGCCCGTGCTGCGGGAGGGGACCAACGAGGTGTGGGTGCTCGAAGTCGAGGGGGAGGCGGGGGAGAGGCTGGTGCGGCTGACCTGACCTGCGCGGGGCGCCCCGGCCCCACCCTCTCCCCGAAACCGGGGGCCGCGCCCCCTGGACCTCCCTGGTCGGCGCGAAGCGGCGATTCGGCGCCAGGCTGTCCCACGCGACGGGGGCACCCACTCCGGTGCCCGGGGCGCAGCCCCGATTTCGGGAAGGGGTGGGACGGGGGAGCGCCCCCGCAAGGCCCCGCCGCACCCCTAACACCCACCCCGCCCCACCACCAAACTCCCCACCCCCCAATACCCCTTTCGGGTTTCGATCGTTGCGCTTTCCGGGCATGCCGTCCACCGTCCGTACAGGCTGGTGACCCCACCCGCACACCCGGAGGACAGCCATGAGCAGCCCCCCGCCCCTCGCCGGCGGACCCCGAGGCCCCGACGCCCTGCGGCCGCTGCTCGCCACGGTCCTCGACGTGCTGGCGGCCGGCGCCCAGGCCCGCGGCGGCCCCCTGCCGCCCGGCGGTCCGGGCGCCGTGGCGGCCAGGGTCGGACAGGCGGCGGGCGACCTCCTGCCGGAACACGGCACCGGCGCCGAGGAAGCGCTGCGCGCACTCGTGGGCGCCGTGGGCGAGGGCGCGGCGGACCCCGCGAACCCCCTGTGCGCCGCACACCTGCACTGCCCACCCCTGGCCCTCGCCGTAGCGGCCGACCTCGCCGCGTCCGCCCTGAACCCGTCCATGGACTCCTGGGACCAGGCCCCCGCCGCGTCCGCCCTCGAAGCACTCCTCACCGAGACGATCGCCACCGAAGTCCACGGCGACGGGGGCGACGCCCTCGTCACCACCGGCGGCACCGAGTCCAACCAACTCGCCCTCCTCCTGGCCCGCGAACAGGCCGCCGCCCACGGCCACCCCCTGCACCTCCTCGTCGGCGCCAACGCCCACCACTCCCTGCGCCGCGCCGCCTGGCTCCTCGGCCTGCCCGAGCCCGTCACCGTGCCCGCCCCCGCCGGCGTACTCGACCCGGCCGCCCTCGACGAGGCACTCAGTGAACTCCCCGGCGGGCGCGGCCACTTCCTCGTCACCGCCACCGCGGGCACCACCGACGCCGGCCTCATCGACCCCCTCACCGACATCGCCGACCTGTGCGCGAGCCACGGCGCCCGCCTGCACGTCGACGCCGCCTACGGCGCCGGCCTGCTCTTCAGCGACACCCGCCGGAACAAGCTCCACGGCCTCGACCGCGCCGACAGCGTCGCCCTCGACCTGCACAAACTCGGCTGGCAACCAGCGGCAGCCGGACTCCTCACCGTCCGCGACCCCGCCGACACCGCCGTCCTCACCCACCGCGCCGACTACCTCAACGCCGACGACGACACCGAAGCCGGACTGCCCGACCTCCTCGGCCGCTCCCTGCGCACCACCCGCCGCCCCGACGCCCTGAAGATCGCCGTCACCCTCAAGGCCCTCGGCCGCGCCGGGCTCGGTGACCTGGTCGACCAAGTCTGCGACCATGCGAGGGAGTTCGCCGACCTCGTCGCCGACCACCCCGGCTTCGAGCTGTACGACAAACCGGCCATCAGCACCGTCCTGTTCCGGCCCACCGACGCCGACGACGACCACATCGCCCGCGTACGGAGGAAACTCC from Streptomyces flavofungini includes:
- the pepN gene encoding aminopeptidase N, which gives rise to MPVLTRDEAQTRARLLDVRRYEIALDLTTGEDTFDSRTVITFRAAADGDTFVELKPARLRSVTLDGVPLDPADLADNRLPLRGLTAGEHELRVEASMRYSRTGEGMHRFTDPSDGETYVYTQLFMEDVQRVFAAFDQPDLKAVFELGVRAPKGWSVLANGVTEHVGGGEWRAAATPPLSTYLVAVAAGPWHSVRTEHRGLPFGLHCRRSLAQHLDADADELFDITRACFDRYEEKFTEPYPFDSYDQAFVPEFNAGAMENPGLVTFRDDYVYRSAVTDTERQLRGMVVAHEMAHMWFGDLVTLRWWDDIWLNESFAEYMGYQTLSEATRFTDTWVDFAVARKPWGYDADQRPSTHPVAPDPDAVPDTASAMLNFDGISYAKGASALRQLVAWLGEKDFLAGINAHFARHRFGNATLADFIDNLASTTDRDVHGWARSWLRTTGVDVFTPTVTHGGREWTLSLERDGSRPHRVAVGVFDRDLSDGKALVLRERYETDVPEQGAPVARDGGRPALIVPNDHDLTYAKIRLDAVSQETVLTSLSGVPDPLTRAVLWNTLRDMVRDGDLAPGVFLAAARAHLPAESDLALVSGVLPFASAVVAGRYTPPDGRGAALAVLDALCQDVIRRTEDGSHPGLRLVAVRGLIDASTQPEPLTTWLSQGAVPGGPELDPELRWRVLGRLAVLGATDEDAIAAELRRDPSATGQEGAARCRAALPDAGAKRAAWDAMFGSDELSNYLFTATAQGFWQPEQDAVVRTYVPRFFEDAVALAARRGPAIAEAAGRYAFPVFAVDEDTLRLGGQCLERTDVLPALRRRLVDQLDDLERALRVRRSAEGV
- a CDS encoding pyridoxal phosphate-dependent decarboxylase family protein; amino-acid sequence: MSSPPPLAGGPRGPDALRPLLATVLDVLAAGAQARGGPLPPGGPGAVAARVGQAAGDLLPEHGTGAEEALRALVGAVGEGAADPANPLCAAHLHCPPLALAVAADLAASALNPSMDSWDQAPAASALEALLTETIATEVHGDGGDALVTTGGTESNQLALLLAREQAAAHGHPLHLLVGANAHHSLRRAAWLLGLPEPVTVPAPAGVLDPAALDEALSELPGGRGHFLVTATAGTTDAGLIDPLTDIADLCASHGARLHVDAAYGAGLLFSDTRRNKLHGLDRADSVALDLHKLGWQPAAAGLLTVRDPADTAVLTHRADYLNADDDTEAGLPDLLGRSLRTTRRPDALKIAVTLKALGRAGLGDLVDQVCDHAREFADLVADHPGFELYDKPAISTVLFRPTDADDDHIARVRRKLLGDGTAVLGRAQLDGRRWLKVTLLNPYTRTEDLAALLALVEGATPR
- a CDS encoding NAD(P)H-binding protein, whose amino-acid sequence is MIVVTGATGNVGRALVSQLTADRVPVRALTRDPARARLPEGAEVVRFAGPGEPEAMAAQFAGASALFLHLAAGGEGAPALLAAAREGGVEHVVVLSSIIVDHDEAAEHPIHVVHSELERHVRESGLGWTMLRPGAFGTNSLQWAPQVRAGDTVRGPFGDAVSAPVHEADIAAVATVALRDPAGHNGAVYSLTGPEGITTREQIHAVGRAVGRELRFEEIAPDQVPAEMFPHVAPELLPALLKSIGDSVGTRPDVTTTVADVTGRPARTFARWAEDHADEFRASA
- a CDS encoding helix-turn-helix domain-containing protein, with protein sequence MYHTWMRYFTPSPVHHRLGLVCLGVGLQHGTLPAVGPRALDHHVALVISSGSGWFRAPDGRRRAVTAPALIWLSPGVPHHYGADPETGWDECFVDFTGPATTTYTELGYIEPDRPVVPLADPDGARAVVGRIARAARRGNPLLEVETSAAVHELLVALRRARADIAPDGDPVLQSLARDAFKALSVTEHAARHGMTPAELRTAVRRGAGCSPKDYLLGIRLGRAKELLAATELPVAAVARRVGYDDPAYFSRLFTRRVGMAPVRFREQQGRAVPGGWSQQVPDPERPPTLSSFDGTAASGGGGAGT
- a CDS encoding glycoside hydrolase family 35 protein, with amino-acid sequence MDARHHVADDGTGTRGDSFRVGADDFELDGRPVRLLSGALHYFRVHEAQWGHRLAMLRAMGLNCVETYVPWNLHEPRPGELHDVTALGRFLDAAHAAGLWAIVRPGPYICAEWDNGGLPHWLTAEAGSRVRTRDAAYLAHVERWFARLLPQVVSRQHDRGGPVIMVQVENEYGSYGSDQVYLRRLTDLLRAHGVTAELCTSDGPEDHMLTGGSVPGVLATVNFGSAARDGFATLRRHRPKGPLMCMEFWCGWFDHWGAEPVLRDPADAAAALREILDLGASVNLYMAHGGTNFAGWAGANRAGGTLHDGRLQPDVTSYDYDAPIDERGRPTEKFWLFRDILAAYADGPLPEVPATPAALAAPATTRLTDRVPLDTLADHLGTPETDHAVPPTFEELGVDRGLVRYTLDLPGPRQPYPLSVRGLRDRAVAYVDGTRAGVLTEDTPTLPDPVPGPARVTLWTESLGRVNYGPRLGEAKGITGGVLHERQYVHGVRAVGLPLGAFDDADAVRRLPTDTAAPGAAGLYRGTLDVRGPGDAALELPGWGRGFAWINGFCLGRYWNAGPQLALHVPGPVLREGTNEVWVLEVEGEAGERLVRLT
- a CDS encoding chorismate mutase, whose protein sequence is MTTRHTSDDSGAAGAGAGDAVDPAVRAELSRLRDSIDNIDAAVVHMLAERFKCTQQVGHLKANHQLPPADPAREARQIARLRELAENAKLDPAFAEKFLNFIIAEVIRHHESIADGAR